tcaaaataattatgccgaccaGTGTACTTATAAAGTAATATATGGTATTCCCCTTTCTGATGTTTACTGTACCaaatagagcttgaaaaatatagataattttttatttctcgatattttatttgtatttttcatttaaaacatcgatattatcgaatcaataCTGTCAAACTATCGAaagtatcgataattttcaagcactAGTACCCAAGCCAAATGATTATAATCCGAGATTTGAGAGTGGAGGCACAACCACGACCTGAATCGAGTTACTGATTGGTCTGGGCAAGATGCCAGCTCAGTGATTTAGTTTGATCTTATCTGATGTATCCTATTTTTTACTTATAATCCTTGTAATTACCATGCCAATTTGCTAATCCTTTTAATATCATCTAGGTGCTGCTTGAGCATGGAGCCGGCATCAACACCCACTCGAACGAGTTCAAGGAGAGCGCCCTCACACTTGCCTGCTACAAGGGTCACCTGGACATGGTGCGGTTCCTGCTGCAGGCAGGTGCCGATCAGGAGCACAAGACCGACGAAATGCATACGGCCCTCATGGAGGCTTCAATGGACGGCCATGTTGAGGTGGCGCGTCTGCTTCTCGACTCCGGTGCCCAGGTGAACATGCCCACGGATTCGTTCGAGTCTCCTCTTACCCTCGCCGCCTGCGGTGGCCACGTGGAGTTGGCCACCCTGCTGATCGAGCGAGGCGCCAACATTGAGGAGGTCAACGACGAGGGCTACACTCCGCTCATGGAAGCTGCTCGCGAGGGACACGAGGAAATGGTGGCCCTGCTGCTCAGCAAGGGTGCGAATATCAATGCCACGACCGAGGAAACCCAGGAGACGGCCCTTACGCTCGCCTGCTGCGGTGGCTTCAGCGAGGTGGCCGCCTTTCTGATCAAGGAGGGCGCCAACCTCGAACTGGGCGCTTCCACACCGCTCATGGAGGCCTCGCAGGAGGGCCACACCGATCTGGTGCGCTTCCTGCTGAAGAACAAGGCCAATGTTCATGCCGAGACTCAAACAGGCGACACAGCTTTGACGCACGCCTGCGAGAACGGGCACACGGATGCGGCCGGTGTGCTTCTATCCTACGGAGCTGAGCTGGAGCACGAGTCCGAGGGCGGGCGAACGCCTCTGATGAAGGCCTGTCGCGCCGGACACCTTTGCACCGTCAAGTTCCTCATCCAGAAGGGCGCCAATGTCAACAAGCAGACCACCAGCAATGACCACACTGCCCTGTCGCTCGCCTGTGCCGGCGGTCATCAGTCTGTGGTGGAGTTGCTGCTGAAGAACAACGCCGATCCGTTCCACAAGCTGAAGGACAACAGCACCATGCTGATCGAGGCCTCCAAGGGTGGACACACCCGCGTGGTCGAGCTGCTCTTCCGCTACCCCAACATCTCGCCCACGGAAATGGCAGCGGCTGCGAATGCCAACCAGGCGGCGGCCGCCACCACCTCGCAGGCTGGACCGAATCAGATGCGGCAGAAGATCATGAAGCAACAGCTGCAGCATCAGTTGCAGCAGCTCAACGCTCCGCCCGGCTTGCATGAATTGTCGGAGGCGGCGCGAGCCTCCAACCAGCAACATTTCCACCAGCAGCAGTTCAGCAGTGCCGGCAACGGATCCTCCAATATCGTGGCAATGGGTACGGGGGATTTCCTGGACGCTGGCGAGCTGCAGCTCACGGCGACGGCGGGAATGGGCGCAGGAGCTGGAACCAGCACCACCGGAAGTGAGGCTGGCATGGAGGAGTATGGCGAAGTAGGAGGAATCGATCTGACCACCCTCGGTGCTCAGCAGCAGGAAGGCCTCATTGCCAAGTCGCGACTGTTTCACCTGCAGCCGGGAttcgagcagcagcaacaacagcagcagcagcagcagccacataCAGCCGGTCAGCACCAGTTGGTGCCGTGCAAGCACTTTGATCTGGACATGGAGCACATTAATTCCCTGCAGCCACCGCAAAAGGCGCCGCCAGCACCGCCGGTACTCTTCCACACCGTTTGCCAGCAGCCTGTgatgcagcaacaacagcagcagcagcagcaacccaaGCTGAAGTCGAACATACTCCCGGGCAACCGGAATCGGGCAATGAAAACCGGCGAGGTGATGGAGTTCATCGACTGTCCactggagcagcagcaacagctggGAGAGCAGGTGCGTTCGCAGCCCCTGGGTGAGGATGGCAAGGCACCGCAGTTCGCATGCGCTGGCGAGGATCCGCGGCTGCAACGCCGACGCGGCTTTATGCCGGAGCTGAAGAAGGGTGAACTGCCGCcggagagcagcagcagtgaCCCTAACGAGCTAGCCCTCAAAGGTGGGTTACAATCTTTTAAGAAtatgtttgaatttttattaatattaactaCGATCTGCCAACAGGAGCCGACAACAATCAGCCCGTTCCGATAGCACTGGACAATAGTGGCTGCGTCCAGATCCCAGCCGTAAGTATTTCTCATAcagatgaaaatatatatcctcTATAACTTGCTTGCAACTTTTAGCGAAACTCTGGCGGAGCCATTACCCATTCCTCGGAAGTTCTTCAGAGCACAGCCATCAGCGACAGGCCCAAGGTAAAGGCCACCAACAAGAGCAACCGGAAGcaggcagccgcagcagcagcagctgcagcagcagcggcggcagcggcagcagcagctgcccaGCATGCCCAGCAAGTATTGCCCAATCTGCAGCAGAACCCGATGGTGTCGATCTACAATAACCTGGTGAGTGAAGCTAatcttttctaaaatcaactatattaatttacataaatCAATCGTTTTATAGCACATGCAGCAGTCGCATCTGCAACTCCAGCAGCATTTGCAAATGCACCATCAGCGAGTTGCACTGGACAATGCAgcggctgcagcagcagcggcagcttcAACCGCCAACATGGCCTACTCCAACTCGCCGGCTTCTCCGCTCGCCTCGCCCACTGGCAGCGGCAACTATGtcgatcagcagcagcagcagcagcagtcctTGGATGTAGCCCTGCAGCACAAGTCGGCCATGGACGACTTTCGTGGCATGCTGGAAACGGCGGTGAATGGGTCGCGGGGCAGGAAAGACCTCGCTCTGAACACTCCCCAGTTGAACTTCTTCAAGGACGGCTGGCATATGGTGGGAGTGCACAATTTCTTCGGCGATCAGCCAAAGTCGCCCACTGAGACGCCGCCGGAGATGGAGGAGACCACCATGTCGTCGCCAACCGAAGCAGAACCTCGGGCCGAGATGAAGAACCTGGCCACGCTCTGCTcggctgcagcagctgctgctgctgtggctgcGGCCAACAAGGAGCAGGACGAGATGAGTTCGGGCCTCGAGAGCGAATGCGACGATGATGCCGagggaggaggtggaggtgcTGGTGGCGATAGCGAGGAGAACACACTGCCGCCAGAGCCCATTGAATTGGCAGCCGCTTTGCGCGAAGACGGCATCATTgtggaggaagaggaggatgacgaggaggaggaggacgatgaTGACGAGGAGCAGGACACCAACAGCGGGGAGATCGATAAGCTCAACTACGATGATGAAGATGCCGAGGTGGACAACGATGGTGAAGTGGACTACATCGACGAGGACGAAGGCGGTGGCGAGGGTGAGGGTGAGGGTGAGGACGAGGAAGACGAAGCAGACGATGATGAGTTCTTCCTCGATGAGGCGGACAGTGATCAAGGTGctggcaacaacaataacaacaataactcAAAGAGCGGTGCCAGTTCACTGCCCTTGAAGCAGCGCAAAATGAACACCCGGCTGGAGAACCTAATCCTCACCTCGCAAACCCTTTGCGACTTCCCGCCCGAACTAACCAACTCGGAGCTGGTCCATGTTCTGCCCCAAATCAGCAATCTCAAGGCGGCGGCCAGCAGCAATGCGGCGCTGAACAGCGtgctccagcagcagctggcGGCGGCCACCGCGGCAGCAGCTCACGCCAAAGCGGTTGCAGTCCACCAGAAGCAGCAGCTTCATCAGCAAGTGGAGGGCGATCAGCAATGCGGTGAGTCAAAATATAGGGAAATTCTGTGAGCTCTTTACTTATTACTTATTTCCTTGCAGAAGATGATGGCGGCGCTAGTGCAAATGAGTTGTATTCCGGCTTGGAGCACTTTGCAAATGATGGCGAAATGGAGGATATATTCCAGGCAAGTTAAATTCAGCAAgagaattaaaaatgttaattgattttgctaaacaaataatttgacAATAAAGTTTATACGATATTATTATTTCGAAGCAAGAACGAATAAAAATGTCTATAACTCGACACCTTGAAAAAGCCCAAATTAAGCTCAATTgctttatataataataataataaaatagccTAAAAAATAaccacatttatttaaaacttattgcAGGAATTGGCCAGTAGCCTAAACTACCCAGAGCTGGCCGAGTTTAGCCTGAATCAGATGTGCAAGGGCAGGTTTGCTGGCAACTGGGCGCAGTCGTCGGCCAAGTGGACAGGTCAGGAGCAGTTGGTGGGCGTGGTCAGGTCGCCGGGTCTCATTAACCCGGGCGATGTGCCGCAGGATGCCCAGCGACAGGCAAACCTCGTCCTCTTGGACTATCCCATgcagcaaaacatccagctaGAGCAGCGACTCCTCGATGCTGAGGAAATGCACCTGCAGGTGTGTTGAAGAACTATAAAAGTTGTGATCTACAGTATTCTTATTCATTTGTTATTTTATCCccacagcaacaccagcaaacTCCGCTTTCCTTACTCCCCTTCACGGatgatcagcagcagcagcttcacCATCCAGACGTCTATCAGCACCAGCAGCTCGCCTTGGAAAACGATCCGGAGCTAAAGCAGCAGCTTCAGCAGTACTCCAATGCGCGCATCATCAAGGCTGTGGCTGCCCAGcatcaacatcagcagcagcagcagccggccACCAACTTTGTCTACAACGTGGAGAGCGGCGACAAGAATGCTCCGCCCGTGCAGTTGCTCTTCCAGTTGCCTCCCAATATGGCCCAGCAGCATCAGACGCAACAGCAGACTGTTGTCGGGGAGCCCCTCaccgaacagcagcagcagcagttgcacgCCGAGCAGGCCCATCTCTTTCAGCATCGAACCGGCGGCCAGCGTCCGCCCACCCAGAGTGAACTAGAGCAGGTGGCCCAGGAGCTGCTGCTCCAAAGGAGCGGCCAGTTGCCAGCCGGAGCTCCCGTCGTCGGTGTCCAGGCTCTGCCGCTCAAGCAAAAGCACTTTAACCTGCAGGAACAGCTGCTCCTTCATCCGCCGCCGCATATGCAGGCGCCTGTGTCCTGTGTCCAGCATCAGGTGGCCACGCAGACGCACCCGGCTTCTGTCGTAGTGCCGCAGCCCGCCGTTGGACAGTATACCCAATTCGCCCTGCAGccaccgcagcagcaacagcagctgcagcagaacGAACTCTCCATTTGGCCCATGGGCACACCTACTCCCACGCCCAGCAGCGGTGTCAGCGCCACCAAGTCGATGCCCGGCGGCATTGCCAAGAAGGCCATTGACAAGCAGTCGCGCAAGGATCGCCGCTGTGTGATGCGTCAGACACCGGCAGGCAGTCAAGGTGGGTTATCCCTAAAATCtctttctttttatacccttgcataaggtattatgatttatttatgagACGTTTTTGAccccataaatatatatattctttatcagcatcactagacaagtcgatctagccatgccgTCTGTCCgtacgtctgtccgtctgtccgtccgtaaactagtctctcagttttaaagctatcggtctaaaactttcccaaaagtcttctttctttgCAGGAAATAATTATATcgtttttgatatttattacattttttttctgttctctGGGATATAAATTttccttaacatttaaaaatttctaattaaatattatagctgccatagaaaagatcaaaaaattaatgtcgaAATAATATGAAAGCAATATACGGCACAAACGTAGCTTAAGGCCACAGCAGCTATAGCTACTATTAAATACCAAGGTTATAGGCAATTTATAATTCCCTATTTAACCTgacaatacataaataaataaatatgaaagcaGATAGATCGTAaagtaaatctaaatttaatgtttttgtaagTTAGTAGGACTAATCTGCAATTTTATCACTTACTCAACTAATTTAAACTCTACTCTTTTGCATACAGTAAACACCAACCAGCATCAACAACCGCAGGTCGCCACAGCGCAGCAGCAGGCGCAACTGCAGAACCAGTTGGCCGTCGCGACCACCGTGAGTGTGGACAAGACCATCGAGATTGATTCGGAGACGGAGTCGAACCACGACACCGCCTTAACACTGGCCTGTGCCGGCGGTCACGAGGAGCTCGTTGAACTGCTGATCAATCGGGGAGCGAACATTGAGCACCGCGACAAGAAGGGATTCACGCCGCTCATCCTCGCGGCCACCGCTGGTCACGACAAGGTCGTCGACATTCTGCTCAAGCACAGCGCCGAATTGGAGGCCCAGTCGGAGCGCACCAAGGATACTCCCCTTTCGCTGGCCTGTTCCGGCGGTCGCTACGAGGTCGTCGAACTTCTGCTCAGTGTGGGTGCCAACAAGGAGCACCGCAATGTATCGGACTACACGCCACTCAGCCTGGCCGCAAGCGGTGGCTATGTGAACATCATTAAGCTGCTGCTCAGCCATGGAGCGGAGATCAATTCGCGCACCGGCAGCAAGCTGGGCATCTCCCCTCTAATGCTGGCCGCCATGAATGGTCACACGCCGGCGGTTAAGCTGCTGCTGGATCAGGGATCCGACATAAATGCCCAGATCGAGACGAATCGCAATACGGCGCTGACCTTGGCCTGCTTCCAGGGCAGGCATGAGGTCGTCAGTCTTCTGCTCGACCGGCGGGCCAATGTGGAGCATCGGGCCAAGACGGGACTGACTCCTCTAATGGAAGCCGCCTCGGGCGGTTACATAGAGGTCGGCCGTGTTTTGCTGGATAAGGGAGCGGATGTGAATGCTGCCCCTGTGCCCACGTCCAGGGATACGGCTCTCACCATTGCCGCCGACAAGGGCCACCAGAAGTTCGTGGAGCTGCTACTCTCGCGGAATGCCAGCGTGGAGGTGAAGAACAAGAAGGGCAACTCGCCGCTCTGGCTGGCTGCCCACGGCGGTCACCTCAGTGTAGTGGAGCTGCTGTACGACCACAATGCCGACATTGACTCGCAGGACAATCGACGCGTCTCCTGCCTGATGGCCGCCTTCCGCAAGGGTCACACCAAGATCGTCAAGTGGATGGTGCAGTATGTGTCGCAGTTCCCCTCCGACCAGGAGATGATCCGCTTCATTGGCACCATTAGCGACAAGGAGCTGATCGACAAGTGCTACGACTGCATGAAGATCCTGCGCAGCGCCAAGGAGGCCCAGGCCGTCAAGGCCAACAAGAATGCCTCCATACTGCTCGAGGAGCTCGATCTGGAGCGGACGCGCGAGGAGAGCCGCAAGGCGGCCGCCGCCCGTCGCCGTGAgcgcaagaagaagaagaagatggagaagaaggaggagaagcGCCGCCAGCAGCAGGGAAGCGGTGCTGGAAATGGTGACGATATGCAGggcgatgacgatgatggTAGCGACAAGGATGATGATTCCGACAAGGAcgacgaggatgaggaggcAGCGCCAACCACCGCCCGCGAGGAGGGCGACTCGGGCATCGATCAGGGCTCCTGCTCCAGCGGCGACACCAAAAATGGTCGACTGGGTGCCGCCCAGGCTGCCGAAGCAACCAGCAATTCCGGTTCGAGCAACAATCAGGGAAAGAAAAGCAAGAAGCAGCCGAAGAACAAGTCGGTAGCGGTGGTATCGGAACCAGTTGTGGCAACCACTACTCCCGTAATCTCCTCGAGCACCACTTCCGTACTCAAGGGCATCTCCGTGAAGAAGCAACCGGCTGTGGAAGTAGTGAAGCAGCAGGCTCCTGTCGCCACAGCTCCTGTGAAGCGACAGCTGGAGGTGAAGAAAGAAGAACCATCTGTTGTgaagaagaaggaggagaagagcagcagcagcagctccaccaGCAATAAGCGAGAGAAGGAGAACCTGGCGCCCAAGGAGGTCACGCTGCCAGCCAAGCAGCAGCCCAGTAACTCCAGCAACTCCAGCAAACTGCAGAGCAGCGAGTCCGCCAGCAAcattagcagcagcagcaccaccaacgCAACCACCACCCGTAAAGAAGTGGCTAAACCAGGGTCACAAACTGCGAGCAGCACCAGCTTGAATCCCTCTGCCAAGCGCAGCGAAGTCGATGGCTGGAAGGAAGTGGTGCGCAAGAGCAGCACACAGCAGACCACAGCGGTGGGAGCAAGTGGAGCACCGCTGCCTGCGGTAGCCACCAGTTCGACCACCAGCGTGCAGCACCATCCGCATCACCAGCATCACCATTTGGCCAACAGTTCCAGCAACAGCTCGAGTTCTCTGGGCGCAACGGGCGCCACCTCATCGGCATCATCCGTGCCCGAGATGACCTGCAAGAAGGTGCAGGTGCCGGTGAACGCCATTTCCCGGGTGATTGGACGGggcggcagcaacatcaacgccATTCGCGCCACCACCGGTGCCCACATCGAGGTGGAGAAGCAGGGCAAGAACCAATCGGAGCGATGCATAACGATCAAGGGCCTAACCGATGCCACCAAGCAGGCACATATGCTTATCCTGGCTCTCATCAAGGATCCCGATGTGGATATACTGCAAATGCTGCCGCGGATTAACAGCAGCATCAAGCAGGCAAATGCTCCCATGACCGTTGGAACCTGGGATAATCGCACCGCAGCGGGTGCGGTGAATGCTTACACCTTTTCGTCGGCCGCATCCACCACCTCCACGTCGTCCAGCTCGTCGGCCAGCTCGACTACAACGCCGGCGGGAGCTGCTGCCTACAGTAATGCGCACAAGCAGCCGCTGCAGCCAGTGAAGGCTGCGAGTGGAAGGTCCTCGGCCACTGTCAAGTCCAACGGCAGTAGTTCCAAGGTTTCTTCGGGTGCGGGTGCCTCGGGTGGATCCAGTGGTTCCCGCAgaggtggcggcggcggcggaggaggcggctATCTCAGTCAACAGCAACCTGGTCGCAGCTCCTCGAATGGCGTGGCCAAGAGCAAGACGGAGAGCTCAACGAAATCCCTGCCAGCTGCACAGAAGAGCAGCAGCACCTCGCTGGCTAGCAAATCGTCGTCGACTGTGGCTCCCGGAGCTCAGAACTTTGCCAAGGCAGCGGCCATTGCACAGTCGTCGCCTAAAAAAGCTGAAGGAGGCGCAGTTTCTGCGATGATCGGCTCTGCCGGCGGACGCAGCAGCGGTGTGGTGGCTCCATTTGGACGGGGCAAACCTGTCGCTGGCCAAGGAGCAGCTGCAAATGCGGCGGCTTCGAATGTGGCCCAGCtgggaagtggaagtggaagcgGCAGTAGCAACATATTGGCTGGACCAATTGGCACCTTTAATGTGGCGGATGTGGCCGCCGTGAATGCAGCAGCTGCAGTGAAACCCATTGCACCCATTGCACCACCCAGTAAGCGAGTGGGCTCTCCCATTCaagcccagcagcagcagcaacagcagcaaccgcaacagcagcagcaacagcagcaaccgcagcagcaacagcaaccacaGCAACAGCCAGCTCAGCAGGCAACACTTCCTGGCTCACAGCCACAACAGCAACCGCAGCAACAAGCTcctcaacagcaacagcagcaacaaccccAGCAACAGCCACCGCAACCACAAACCGCCCAGCAAAACCTGGTGATCAACACAAACCTGCTGAACGACCTGATGGCCGCCAGTGCAGCCGGCAACACGGCCAGCGATAGCTTCAGTGCCCAGCTGGCCGCCAAGTTGTCCAGCGCCTATTCCCTGTTCAGTGACTACCAGCAATCACAGTGGGGCAAGCTGGGTGATCCTGGAATTGGAGGCGGAGCAGGTG
This portion of the Drosophila takahashii strain IR98-3 E-12201 chromosome 3R, DtakHiC1v2, whole genome shotgun sequence genome encodes:
- the mask gene encoding ankyrin repeat and KH domain-containing protein mask isoform X6, with translation MVDRPYISALFQNLTKAMIRSFRSSVDFLLHSIVHDDIPESDPDSCPHEGEVREDEDETEEESEDSDESEGDDEEDEEEIDVLQDNDADDEEIDDEDEEEDAPEVSSFLMDANNKRSSNLTALLEAAANEKAPVLRHATHAIDETKQALTKMRCANSPRDKNSGFSRSLVAACTDNDVNTVKRLLCKGNVNLNDAAASTDDGESLLSMACSAGYYELAQVLLAMSAAQVEDKGQKDSTPLMEAASAGHLDIVKLLLNHNADVNAHCATGNTPLMFACAGGQVDVVKVLLKHGANVEEQNENGHTPLMEAASAGHVEVAKVLLEHGAGINTHSNEFKESALTLACYKGHLDMVRFLLQAGADQEHKTDEMHTALMEASMDGHVEVARLLLDSGAQVNMPTDSFESPLTLAACGGHVELATLLIERGANIEEVNDEGYTPLMEAAREGHEEMVALLLSKGANINATTEETQETALTLACCGGFSEVAAFLIKEGANLELGASTPLMEASQEGHTDLVRFLLKNKANVHAETQTGDTALTHACENGHTDAAGVLLSYGAELEHESEGGRTPLMKACRAGHLCTVKFLIQKGANVNKQTTSNDHTALSLACAGGHQSVVELLLKNNADPFHKLKDNSTMLIEASKGGHTRVVELLFRYPNISPTEMAAAANANQAAAATTSQAGPNQMRQKIMKQQLQHQLQQLNAPPGLHELSEAARASNQQHFHQQQFSSAGNGSSNIVAMGTGDFLDAGELQLTATAGMGAGAGTSTTGSEAGMEEYGEVGGIDLTTLGAQQQEGLIAKSRLFHLQPGFEQQQQQQQQQQPHTAGQHQLVPCKHFDLDMEHINSLQPPQKAPPAPPVLFHTVCQQPVMQQQQQQQQQPKLKSNILPGNRNRAMKTGEVMEFIDCPLEQQQQLGEQVRSQPLGEDGKAPQFACAGEDPRLQRRRGFMPELKKGELPPESSSSDPNELALKGADNNQPVPIALDNSGCVQIPARNSGGAITHSSEVLQSTAISDRPKVKATNKSNRKQAAAAAAAAAAAAAAAAAAAQHAQQVLPNLQQNPMVSIYNNLHMQQSHLQLQQHLQMHHQRVALDNAAAAAAAAASTANMAYSNSPASPLASPTGSGNYVDQQQQQQQSLDVALQHKSAMDDFRGMLETAVNGSRGRKDLALNTPQLNFFKDGWHMVGVHNFFGDQPKSPTETPPEMEETTMSSPTEAEPRAEMKNLATLCSAAAAAAAVAAANKEQDEMSSGLESECDDDAEGGGGGAGGDSEENTLPPEPIELAAALREDGIIVEEEEDDEEEEDDDDEEQDTNSGEIDKLNYDDEDAEVDNDGEVDYIDEDEGGGEGEGEGEDEEDEADDDEFFLDEADSDQGAGNNNNNNNSKSGASSLPLKQRKMNTRLENLILTSQTLCDFPPELTNSELVHVLPQISNLKAAASSNAALNSVLQQQLAAATAAAAHAKAVAVHQKQQLHQQVEGDQQCEDDGGASANELYSGLEHFANDGEMEDIFQELASSLNYPELAEFSLNQMCKGRFAGNWAQSSAKWTGQEQLVGVVRSPGLINPGDVPQDAQRQANLVLLDYPMQQNIQLEQRLLDAEEMHLQQHQQTPLSLLPFTDDQQQQLHHPDVYQHQQLALENDPELKQQLQQYSNARIIKAVAAQHQHQQQQQPATNFVYNVESGDKNAPPVQLLFQLPPNMAQQHQTQQQTVVGEPLTEQQQQQLHAEQAHLFQHRTGGQRPPTQSELEQVAQELLLQRSGQLPAGAPVVGVQALPLKQKHFNLQEQLLLHPPPHMQAPVSCVQHQVATQTHPASVVVPQPAVGQYTQFALQPPQQQQQLQQNELSIWPMGTPTPTPSSGVSATKSMPGGIAKKAIDKQSRKDRRCVMRQTPAGSQVNTNQHQQPQVATAQQQAQLQNQLAVATTVSVDKTIEIDSETESNHDTALTLACAGGHEELVELLINRGANIEHRDKKGFTPLILAATAGHDKVVDILLKHSAELEAQSERTKDTPLSLACSGGRYEVVELLLSVGANKEHRNVSDYTPLSLAASGGYVNIIKLLLSHGAEINSRTGSKLGISPLMLAAMNGHTPAVKLLLDQGSDINAQIETNRNTALTLACFQGRHEVVSLLLDRRANVEHRAKTGLTPLMEAASGGYIEVGRVLLDKGADVNAAPVPTSRDTALTIAADKGHQKFVELLLSRNASVEVKNKKGNSPLWLAAHGGHLSVVELLYDHNADIDSQDNRRVSCLMAAFRKGHTKIVKWMVQYVSQFPSDQEMIRFIGTISDKELIDKCYDCMKILRSAKEAQAVKANKNASILLEELDLERTREESRKAAAARRRERKKKKKMEKKEEKRRQQQGSGAGNGDDMQGDDDDGSDKDDDSDKDDEDEEAAPTTAREEGDSGIDQGSCSSGDTKNGRLGAAQAAEATSNSGSSNNQGKKSKKQPKNKSVAVVSEPVVATTTPVISSSTTSVLKGISVKKQPAVEVVKQQAPVATAPVKRQLEVKKEEPSVVKKKEEKSSSSSSTSNKREKENLAPKEVTLPAKQQPSNSSNSSKLQSSESASNISSSSTTNATTTRKEVAKPGSQTASSTSLNPSAKRSEVDGWKEVVRKSSTQQTTAVGASGAPLPAVATSSTTSVQHHPHHQHHHLANSSSNSSSSLGATGATSSASSVPEMTCKKVQVPVNAISRVIGRGGSNINAIRATTGAHIEVEKQGKNQSERCITIKGLTDATKQAHMLILALIKDPDVDILQMLPRINSSIKQANAPMTVGTWDNRTAAGAVNAYTFSSAASTTSTSSSSSASSTTTPAGAAAYSNAHKQPLQPVKAASGRSSATVKSNGSSSKVSSGAGASGGSSGSRRGGGGGGGGGYLSQQQPGRSSSNGVAKSKTESSTKSLPAAQKSSSTSLASKSSSTVAPGAQNFAKAAAIAQSSPKKAEGGAVSAMIGSAGGRSSGVVAPFGRGKPVAGQGAAANAAASNVAQLGSGSGSGSSNILAGPIGTFNVADVAAVNAAAAVKPIAPIAPPSKRVGSPIQAQQQQQQQQPQQQQQQQQPQQQQQPQQQPAQQATLPGSQPQQQPQQQAPQQQQQQQPQQQPPQPQTAQQNLVINTNLLNDLMAASAAGNTASDSFSAQLAAKLSSAYSLFSDYQQSQWGKLGDPGIGGGAGGAVGDGLPQADASKAPGYNRNILSSPVGSSKASSNHSTSPPVGNVIQQQQQQQQQQQQQQPPQSSQQALNIITSGGGGPGGAAAAPARSPMVEGNPAGGQPSINGTQGLGESSAPALHSPGVIKPPSSTVPIQRHVPMPEPGAPPTFGAIGSNPASGGGNSAAAQAAAAAAASAMIDRQQQNLQTLQNLQRMVGASQQQQQQQQQLNYPMDPSTSPYIVDGNNLLRLNPRASIYAQGNKQPPQQPPPQGGAQSNMFGGNPGRQQPPGAGARQPGGAAAQRWYGGALEYPSYTGRDMLHLENGGAGGMAGLGSPSAMSPNHDDIRKMPRPIGTERAASWKFNNFNVAASSLSIDDALASVLPPWAHEPKAQPPGLQQPPPPPQSQQQQQPLNWLKQQQPQQQQYRPYNNGPYPQQQQHEPMNMPMDYHNMQAPPNMNQQQQQHVNLMPSAYGYQHFVGAPGAVDISGHMPDKMEVWDHHDKHMPWTNYTTNWSN